Proteins from one Montipora foliosa isolate CH-2021 unplaced genomic scaffold, ASM3666993v2 scaffold_407, whole genome shotgun sequence genomic window:
- the LOC137988120 gene encoding uncharacterized protein — MAAVVGLKLCETVGRVLRIENHHWSFWSDSMDVLYCVRGRSRKFKPFVANRIGEIQALTNPDQWRHVSSRQNPADLLTRGLSVTKLIDEEKWWHGPLFLKQDPTGWPENRVEVKRGPDIEVRKSYQETEQVEEKTFLASASEDRLKPQKYSSWSKLARVTARVDRFIENSRLPADLRREGSLKPDEVATSESRYIRQAQQEVFAEEIRAVKVGKGLPSGSKLLPLRPVLDDEGILRCDGRLRYAVFALGDPLSHHPAAQPLDYNAYNQART; from the coding sequence ATGGCCGCTGTAGTAGGACTCAAGCTTTGTGAGACAGTTGGAAGAGTGCTTAGAATTGAGAATCATCACTGGTCGTTCTGGTCAGATAGTATGGATGTGCTTTATTGCGTTCGAGGACGAAGTAGAAAGTTCAAGCCGTTTGTGGCCAATCGCATAGGAGAAATCCAAGCCTTGACAAATCCTGATCAGTGGAGACATGTATCAAGTAGACAGAACCCAGCTGACCTTCTCACCAGAGGATTGAGTGTTACTAAGCTGATCGACGAAGAGAAGTGGTGGCATGGACCATTATTCCTAAAGCAAGATCCAACTGGGTGGCCTGAGAACAGAGTTGAAGTCAAGAGAGGTCCAGATATCGAGGTCCGTAAATCGTACCAGGAAACAGAACAAGTTGAGGAAAAGACATTTCTTGCCTCAGCAAGCGAAGACCGCCTGAAACCACAAAAGTACTCAAGTTGGAGTAAACTTGCAAGAGTCACCGCGAGGGTAGACCGTTTCATAGAGAACTCTCGTTTACCAGCAGATCTTCGGAGAGAAGGTTCCTTGAAACCTGACGAAGTCGCGACTTCAGAGAGTAGATACATCAGACAGGCACAGCAAGAAGTCTTCGCAGAAGAGATCCGAGCAGTAAAAGTTGGAAAGGGACTGCCAAGTGGGAGTAAGCTGCTGCCACTGAGACCTGTGTTGGATGATGAAGGCATCCTTAGATGTGATGGTAGGCTTCGCTACGCAGTGTTTGCCTTGGGAGACCCGTTATCCCATCATCCTGCTGCGCAACCATTGGATTACAACGCTTATAATCAAGCACGCACATGA